In Aegilops tauschii subsp. strangulata cultivar AL8/78 chromosome 3, Aet v6.0, whole genome shotgun sequence, one genomic interval encodes:
- the LOC109774460 gene encoding protein OSB2, chloroplastic, protein MRHLARLLNHRLLLPSTATATSSAAAAFSTSKRAYPSRAKPRPPPPSESPAEDAAGDDGDAPAPADPAAWQREKVPSELPRPPTIPFQSSVANAVRLVGTVGAPVQLQRLPDGRFSAVSVLVQDRRADFPKFWIPVIFQDDLAQIAASHLQENDLVYVSGQLTGDVPPFKHTDGQANIQVVAHLLSFVDSKAVETDLMVDEEEGFMEIAEAEKKVEQTKPVSKYPAHTFSDYKAKQDKYRTLWNDVLANPLNWTDNRAEKANGSKNPKYPDFKNKTADEALWLDSAPHYVLEKLDGLTFNSGYNAAKTYKPFNSSMGKGTNTGWSKFKTSQAASPEKQKKEAELWRNLVDSPQSWWDNRADKRSPKAPDFKHKDTGEALWLSPKTPSWVTDALPPVKGGSKGARRPETLLS, encoded by the exons ATGCGCCACCTCGCCCGCCTCCTCaaccaccgcctcctcctcccctccaccgccaccgccacctcctccgccgccgcggccttctCCACCTCCAAGCGCGCCTACCCCAGCCGCGCCaagccgcgcccgccgccgcccagcgAGAGCCCCGCGGAGGACGCGGCCGGAGACGACGGGGACGCGCCCGCCCCGGCGGACCCCGCGGCGTGGCAGCGGGAGAAGGTCCCCAGCGAGCTGCCCCGCCCGCCCACCATCCCCTTCCAGTCCAGCGTCGCCAACGCCGTCCGCCTCGTCGGCACCGTCGGCGCGCCCGTGCAGCTCCAGCGCCTCCCCGACGGCCGCTTCTCTGCCGTCTCCGTGCTCGTGCAGGACCGCCGCGCCGACTTCCCCAAGTTCTG GATCCCTGTAATATTTCAAGACGACCTGGCACAAATAGCTGCTTCTCACTTGCAAGAAAATGACCTTGTCTATGTGTCTGGGCAATTAACTGGAGATGTTCCGCCATTCAAACATACTGATGGCCAAGCAAACATTCAG GTTGTAGCACATTTGCTGTCATTTGTTGATAGTAAAGCTGTGGAAACGGATCTCATGGTGGATGAAGAGGAAGGGTTTATGGAGATTGCTGAGGCCGAAAAGAAAGTTGAACAAACCAAACCTGTCTCTAAATATCCAGCACACACATTTTCAG ATTATAAAGCCAAACAGGACAAGTACAGAACGCTCTGGAATGATGTTCTTGCCAATCCACTTAATTGGACTGATAACCGAGCTGAGAAGGCGAATGGATCT AAAAATCCGAAGTATCCTGATTTTAAGAACAAGACAGCAGATGAGGCACTCTGGCTTGACTCAGCACCACATTATGTGCTAGAGAAGTTGGATGGTCTGACCTTTAATAGTGGCTACAATGCGGCTAAAACGTATAAGCCTTTTAATTCTAGCATGGGGAAAG GTACGAATACAGGTTGGAGTAAATTCAAGACAAGCCAAGCTGCCTCTCCTGAGAAACAAAAAAAGGAAG CGGAATTGTGGCGGAATCTGGTGGACAGTCCTCAAAGCTGGTGGGACAACCGAGCAGACAAG AGGTCACCTAAAGCCCCCGACTTCAAGCACAAGGACACCGGCGAGGCTCTGTGGTTGAGCCCCAAGACACCAAGTTGGGTTACAGATGCGCTGCCGCCGGTGAAAGGAGGTAGCAAAGGAGCTAGAAGGCCGGAGACCCTGCTCTCTTGA
- the LOC109774461 gene encoding L-type lectin-domain containing receptor kinase IX.1-like produces the protein MAAAMRFFHRIHIVMLLCYSISSLHLPRATAISFNSNFSDPDYDAQDFSFQGDAYYDTQSHMIQLTRNGEGASIKNSVGRAFLATPMPLWDTVTGELARFTTSFTFQIKVNNATTGDGLTFFLGHYPPASIPNVKREMGGGNLGLFNTTPGTVATGDDRAVAVEFDTYLNDGFDTSSSHMGIDVNSIVSRAYTNATVPRRNLTSGLPMTCHISYGNDTKVLAAVLQIGDTTYRVNTSLDLRQFLPSVVAIGFSGATGVAVELHQIMSWSFDSTLDPRPAPKSPPPTPKILLVEVITGPVIGVITIVCIFVGVRRWQLCTRKKRYRALAGGLGHIGYRKLAHASNKFAEENKLGEGGSASVYRGQLASPSRPVAIKRFKLAESGEERKAFEDELRIASRLRYRNLVELIGWCYDGQRNLVEFICWWRDDRYTRLFLVYELLPQGSLDQHLHKGNSWLAWSKRYEIILDLGSALQYLHVDCEQGQQCIVHGDIKSSNVLLGSSYNAKLGDFGLARFVHHETGSQTTDVVQGTYGYIDPVFVDTSQRNRQSDIYSFGIVLLEMVSGRDPTTRLHDMPPLSSWVRSLYYNNAVLEAADDRLIGGESSTGRQQMERVLLVGLLCVHQDPSSRPSITHTMDALRSEELTLDMTPLVPVTLSLP, from the exons ATGGCCGCTGCCATGAGGTTTTTCCACCGAATACACATCGTCATGCTCCTCTGCTACTCGATATCGTCTCTGCATCTGCCTCGTGCTACTGCGATTTCTTTTAACTCCAACTTCTCCGACCCCGACTACGACGCACAAGATTTCAGTTTCCAGGGTGATGCATACTACGACACCCAGTCTCACATGATCCAACTGACAAGAAACGGCGAGGGTGCAAGCATCAAGAACAGCGTAGGCCGAGCGTTCCTTGCGACGCCCATGCCGCTGTGGGATACCGTCACGGGCGAGCTCGCCCGCTTCACCACCTCCTTCACCTTCCAAATCAAGGTAAACAATGCAACCACTGGCGATGGCTTGACATTCTTCCTCGGGCATTATCCTCCGGCGAGCATTCCCAATGTTAAACGTGAGATGGGCGGCGGGAACCTCGGCCTCTTCAACACAACCCCCGGCACGGTCGCGACCGGCGATGACCGAGCCGTGGCGGTTGAGTTCGACACATACTTGAACGATGGCTTCGACACCAGCAGCAGTCACATGGGCATTGATGTCAACTCCATTGTCTCACGGGCGTACACCAACGCGACCGTGCCTCGTAGGAACCTAACGTCTGGTCTCCCAATGACTTGCCACATCAGCTATGGTAACGACACGAAAGTCCTAGCGGCTGTTCTCCAGATCGGCGACACGACATACCGTGTCAACACTAGTCTTGACCTGAGGCAGTTCTTGCCTAGTGTGGTGGCCATCGGCTTCTCGGGTGCCACCGGTGTGGCTGTGGAGCTACACCAAATAATGTCATGGTCATTTGACTCAACCTTGGACCCGCGGCCTGCACCGAAGAGCCCCCCTCCTACACCAAAGATCCTGCTAGTGGAGGTAATAACTGGACCAGTTATTGGAGTTATAACAATTGTGTGCATCTTTGTTGGCGTCCGTCGATGGCAGCTATGCACGAGAAAGAAGCGTTATAGAGCTCTCGCCGGGGGCCTTGGACATATTGGTTATCGTAAGTTGGCGCATGCGTCCAACAAATTTGCAGAGGAAAACAAGCTCGGGGAAGGAGGCTCTGCCTCTGTTTATCGGGGCCAACTGGCAAGTCCAAGTAGACCGGTGGCGATAAAGAGATTCAAGCTGGCAGAATCGGGTGAGGAGAGGAAAGCGTTTGAGGACGAACTCAGGATTGCCAGTCGGCTGAGGTACCGGAACCTTGTCGAATTGATAGGCTGGTGCTATGACGGCCAAAGGAACTTGGTTGAGTTTATATGTTGGTGGCGGGATGACAGGTACACACGTCTCTTCCTTGTGTATGAGCTTTTGCCACAAGGCAGCCTTGATCAACACCTACACAAGGGAAACAGTTGGTTAGCATGGTCCAAGAG GTACGAGATCATCCTCGACCTAGGGTCTGCGCTGCAATACCTCCATGTAGACTGCGAGCAAGGCCAACAATGTATCGTACACGGTGATATCAAGTCCAGCAACGTGCTTCTTGGGTCTTCATACAATGCCAAGTTAGGTGACTTCGGATTGGCAAGATTTGTTCACCACGAAACTGGGTCGCAGACCACTGATGTCGTGCAAGGCACTTACGGATATATTGACCCTGTGTTCGTGGACACGAGCCAACGGAACAGGCAGTCAGACATCTACAGCTTCGGTATTGTTCTACTAGAGATGGTCTCTGGAAGGGACCCAACAACGCGCCTCCATGATATGCCTCCATTGTCGTCGTGGGTAAGAAGTTTGTACTACAACAATGCGGTCCTTGAGGCCGCAGATGACAGGCTGATAGGCGGCGAGTCCAGTACCGGGCGACAACAGATGGAGCGTGTGCTACTTGTCGGGCTCTTGTGCGTGCACCAGGACCCGAGCAGCCGGCCGTCCATCACCCACACCATGGATGCCCTGCGATCGGAGGAGCTGACATTGGACATGACTCCCTTGGTGCCGGTGACACTCTCGCTGCCATAG
- the LOC109774459 gene encoding uncharacterized protein isoform X2 has protein sequence MASWGVTPKIMRCNGGTGFSKQPEEEDRFSMLMDDILISILGRLDLRTAARMSVLSTWWRRLPWLLPELNIDVKDFLPIPRPNPIEAMDMDKAMASLTKATRSFLVNRHGESSSISTLHLKIYLVNDSLCEAGPLIGDAVESGLLKDLDLAILYKRDIWACSEEGMLQRGQPIDGFFSDYPVVLHCLTRLSLYTVRFEKLDMHHVLFDCCKQLKHLALSHCDVGAHSLFKIDAPNSKLLVLELTYCRFEILELVCLPKLEKLRCNTWVSRHAPLAFILVPSLGELELSCDAIHGQSEFKLSELLQGTTCIHTLTLGFKGENLWMQPEMRQLLPAFCKLRKLSVRGIFVEFDLLWTTAFLLAAPCIEILHIEVWEHICDVDDKSRQLHTERRSPQWEMQFDGPKNR, from the exons ATGGCTTCCTGGGGAGTCACTCCTAAGATTATGAGGTGCAACGGGGGCACTGGATTCTCCAAG CAGCCAGAAGAGGAAGATAGATTCAGCATGCTGATGGATGACATTTTAATCTCCATCTTGGGGAGACTCGATCTAAGAACAGCTGCAAGGATGAGCGTTTTGTCCACATGGTGGAGGCGCCTTCCTTGGTTGCTGCCCGAGCTCAATATTGATGTCAAAGATTTCTTACCAATTCCACGCCCCAACCCTATTGAGGCGATGGATATGGACAAAGCAATGGCATCTCTAACCAAGGCAACTAGGAGTTTCTTGGTTAACCGACATGGCGAATCCAGCAGCATCTCAACTCTGCACCTTAAGATCTACCTGGTCAACGATTCCTTGTGCGAAGCTGGCCCACTAATAGGTGACGCAGTGGAGAGTGGTTTGCTGAAAGATTTGGACCTTGCCATTCTTTACAAGAGAGATATCTGGGCTTGCAGTGAGGAGGGTATGCTACAGCGAGGCCAACCAATAGATGGTTTTTTCAGTGACTATCCTGTTGTGCTCCATTGCCTCACAAGGCTTTCTCTATACACTGTACGCTTTGAGAAATTGGACATGCACCATGTCTTGTTTGACTGCTGCAAGCAACTGAAGCATCTAGCCCTTTCTCATTGTGATGTTGGCGCTCACTCTCTATTTAAGATTGATGCACCCAATTCAAAACTCCTTGTTCTAGAACTCACCTATTGTCGTTTTGAGATACTTGAGTTGGTCTGCCTTCCAAAATTGGAGAAGCTCAGATGTAACACTTGGGTGTCTCGCCATGCTCCTTTGGCCTTTATTTTGGTCCCGTCTCTTGGGGAACTAGAACTCTCATGCGATGCAATACATGGTCAAAGTGAATTTAAATTAAGTGAGCTTCTACAAGGAACGACTTGTATACATACTCTCACATTGGGTTTCAAAGGAGAAAAC CTTTGGATGCAACCTGAAATGAGGCAACTCCTCCCCGCTTTTTGTAAGCTAAGGAAGCTATCCGTGCGTGGTATATTTGTTGAATTCGACCTTTTATGGACGACAGCATTTCTTTTGGCGGCACCATGCATTGAAATATTGCATATTGAG GTTTGGGAACATATATGTGATGTGGATGATAAGTCCAGACAGCTGCACACCGAAAGAAGGAGCCCTCAGTGGGAAATGCAATTTGACGGCCCTAAGAACAG ATGA
- the LOC109774458 gene encoding probable calcium-binding protein CML35: MKLSMQSLARKLSIPSPKRGKKQQQQDGGKRGISRSEAPSFASASSSSTTSSSSEDALPRASTPRSVLPAEISRRELEAVLRRLGHEEPSDDELDAVAAIAAAGEAGPEDELMEAFNVFDADGDGRITAEELRGVLLAILGGEADGCSLDDCRRMIGGVDADGDGFVGFQDFARMMMVSTTAAAATTSAGPRFL, from the coding sequence ATGAAGCTCTCCATGCAGTCGCTGGCCCGGAAGCTCTCCATCCCGTCGCCCAAGCGGGgcaagaagcagcagcagcaggacgGCGGCAAGCGCGGCATCTCCCGGAGCGAGGCGCCGTCGTTCGCGTCggcgtcctcctcctccaccacctcgTCCTCCTCCGAGGACGCGCTGCCGCGGGCGTCGACGCCGCGGTCGGTGCTGCCCGCGGAGATCTCGCGGCGGGAGCTGGAGGCCGTGCTCCGGCGGCTGGGCCACGAGGAGCCCTCCGACGACGAGCTCGACGCCGTggcggccatcgccgccgccggggAGGCCGGCCCCGAGGACGAGCTGATGGAGGCGTTCAACGTGTTCGACGCCGACGGCGACGGCCGCATCACCGCCGAGGAGCTCCGCGGCGTGCTGCTCGCCATCCTCGGCGGCGAGGCGGACGGGTGCAGCCTCGACGACTGCCGCCGCATGATCGGCGGCGTCGACGCCGACGGCGACGGCTTCGTCGGCTTCCAGGACTTCGCGCGCATGATGATGGTGTCcaccacggcggcggcggccaccACCTCGGCCGGCCCGAGATTCCTCTGA
- the LOC109774459 gene encoding uncharacterized protein isoform X1 has translation MASWGVTPKIMRCNGGTGFSKQPEEEDRFSMLMDDILISILGRLDLRTAARMSVLSTWWRRLPWLLPELNIDVKDFLPIPRPNPIEAMDMDKAMASLTKATRSFLVNRHGESSSISTLHLKIYLVNDSLCEAGPLIGDAVESGLLKDLDLAILYKRDIWACSEEGMLQRGQPIDGFFSDYPVVLHCLTRLSLYTVRFEKLDMHHVLFDCCKQLKHLALSHCDVGAHSLFKIDAPNSKLLVLELTYCRFEILELVCLPKLEKLRCNTWVSRHAPLAFILVPSLGELELSCDAIHGQSEFKLSELLQGTTCIHTLTLGFKGENLWMQPEMRQLLPAFCKLRKLSVRGIFVEFDLLWTTAFLLAAPCIEILHIEVWEHICDVDDKSRQLHTERRSPQWEMQFDGPKNRFLKELEFSGFRSLEQQFTFIRSMLERAPNLQMIILKGDERCEYCDALDTPRAVKFPKKGEQEMVVRRIRDGIFSPRIIFDK, from the exons ATGGCTTCCTGGGGAGTCACTCCTAAGATTATGAGGTGCAACGGGGGCACTGGATTCTCCAAG CAGCCAGAAGAGGAAGATAGATTCAGCATGCTGATGGATGACATTTTAATCTCCATCTTGGGGAGACTCGATCTAAGAACAGCTGCAAGGATGAGCGTTTTGTCCACATGGTGGAGGCGCCTTCCTTGGTTGCTGCCCGAGCTCAATATTGATGTCAAAGATTTCTTACCAATTCCACGCCCCAACCCTATTGAGGCGATGGATATGGACAAAGCAATGGCATCTCTAACCAAGGCAACTAGGAGTTTCTTGGTTAACCGACATGGCGAATCCAGCAGCATCTCAACTCTGCACCTTAAGATCTACCTGGTCAACGATTCCTTGTGCGAAGCTGGCCCACTAATAGGTGACGCAGTGGAGAGTGGTTTGCTGAAAGATTTGGACCTTGCCATTCTTTACAAGAGAGATATCTGGGCTTGCAGTGAGGAGGGTATGCTACAGCGAGGCCAACCAATAGATGGTTTTTTCAGTGACTATCCTGTTGTGCTCCATTGCCTCACAAGGCTTTCTCTATACACTGTACGCTTTGAGAAATTGGACATGCACCATGTCTTGTTTGACTGCTGCAAGCAACTGAAGCATCTAGCCCTTTCTCATTGTGATGTTGGCGCTCACTCTCTATTTAAGATTGATGCACCCAATTCAAAACTCCTTGTTCTAGAACTCACCTATTGTCGTTTTGAGATACTTGAGTTGGTCTGCCTTCCAAAATTGGAGAAGCTCAGATGTAACACTTGGGTGTCTCGCCATGCTCCTTTGGCCTTTATTTTGGTCCCGTCTCTTGGGGAACTAGAACTCTCATGCGATGCAATACATGGTCAAAGTGAATTTAAATTAAGTGAGCTTCTACAAGGAACGACTTGTATACATACTCTCACATTGGGTTTCAAAGGAGAAAAC CTTTGGATGCAACCTGAAATGAGGCAACTCCTCCCCGCTTTTTGTAAGCTAAGGAAGCTATCCGTGCGTGGTATATTTGTTGAATTCGACCTTTTATGGACGACAGCATTTCTTTTGGCGGCACCATGCATTGAAATATTGCATATTGAG GTTTGGGAACATATATGTGATGTGGATGATAAGTCCAGACAGCTGCACACCGAAAGAAGGAGCCCTCAGTGGGAAATGCAATTTGACGGCCCTAAGAACAGGTTTTTGAAAGAACTAGAATTTTCTGGCTTTAGGTCACTAGAACAACAATTTACATTTATAAGATCCATGCTGGAGCGAGCTCCGAATTTGCAGATGATAATTCTGAAAGGAGATGAGCGATGTGAGTACTGCGATGCTCTTGATACACCTCGTGCTGTGAAATTTCCTAAGAAGGGTGAGCAAGAAATGGTGGTTAGACGAATTCGAGATGGCATATTCTCACCACGGATAATTTTCGACAAATAA